Within the Enterobacter roggenkampii genome, the region AAATTCGGTGTTTCATCAGCCTAGAGTTGGATGTGTCAAATGCAAGAGCACGGGAGAATTAGTCTATCCCCATAGCTGGATTGAGCTTTCAGGTGGTTGGACTGTTGATCTTAGACTGAATCAGGCTTTCAACACGTTCGACCGTTATCCGCAAGGCATTTTCGATCCATCATCCTACCGGAACCTTCAGTATTTCGGTATGCCCCTTACCGTGCCCGAATTCGAACCATCTGAACTCGATGAAATGACTGATTTTATGTTTTCCAAGTTATTCAGTGTGCAAGGACTGGATACTCGAGTGAGCGGAGGTTGCTATGACTGCATTTGAGTGGGGAATGCTTGGGCTATTCCTATTTTTTAGTTTGGTCACCTTCTGGTGTCTTTACAGCTATAGGGCCAACCAGAAATTGTCAGGCCAAGGCAAATCTCAAGCTGAAGATTGGGAGGGAAAACATGAGTCAAAATCTCAAAAATGATTTAGTAAATATAATGTTGCTTGGTGTTCTGCTATTCGGATTGATGCTGGCTCAAGACTCTGGATGGGGATTCTTGCTTGCAAGTTTGCCATTAGCTATTTGGTGTTTTAAAGCTTTCGCATTTATCCAACGCAAATGGTGGCTAGCCGTTCCATTTTGGTGTGCACTTACTTATTTGTGTTGGCAAATGTCTTTAGCGCTTTGGATTGGATATATAGTGGTTGCAATTTTTAAATATCCAATTGATTTAAATAGTAATTACCAAATAAAGAATCGTAAAAAGGTGAAAAGTCGTAAGCACGATTCAGAGTTCTATGGTGATTACACCTCAATAGATATAGATAAACGCGGGCATTTAGGTACTGGTATTGGCATTCCTGATAACTTTGATTACGACTACCGAAACCATATTAGGTTTGATGATTGATTTTTGGTCCTTAGCTGGTTCCTTTTGAGTACACATCAACGGAACTCGCCATCAGACTGGCTTTACTACCAACAGAACCACCTAAACCAGACCAGAGATAAAGCACCACTTATAACAGACTGTGGAGACTTAGATGTTTATTCGAGCTTACCTTCGCGCATCAACCAAAGAACAAAATGCTGAACGCGCTCGTGAGTCCCTTATCCAGTTTGCTACTCAGCATGACCAGCGAATCGCCGCTTTTTATATTGAGAATGTTTCTGGTGCCACGCTGCACAGGCCTGAGTTGATGCGCTTGATTGCCGAGTCAGGCGAGGGTGACATTGTGCTGGTTGAACAAATCGACCGTCTGGCGCGGCTTAAGCAAAGCGATTGGGACACGTTGAAACAAAAGCTGGCCAGCAAACGTCTAGCCATTGTTTCACCAGAACTTCCTACCAGTTGGCTGGCTTTGCAACAACATAGCGAAACTGACTTTACCGGCGCTATTTTACAGGCGGTCAATGCCATGATGTTGGACATGCTCGCTGCCGTTGCTCGCAAAGATTATGATGATCGGCGCAGACGTCAGTCTCAGGGAATCGCAAAGGCTAAATCCGATGGTAAATATAATGGGCGTCAGCCAGATCTCAAACGTCACCAGCACATCGCCAGCCTACTGAAAACTGGACATAGCTATAGTGACATTCAGGACATGTTGGGATGTTCGCGGCACCTGATTGCAACTATCTCGAAGAATATCGGTAGTATAGAGCAGTAATACCACGACTTTCTGCCGTATCATTTTCTTGATTACGGTAATCTAACTTCCTCACATTGACAATATGTTCTCACCCCTCTAAAAAATTTGGTTTCAACTCAAATAAGTTGAGAAAAATCATAATAGTGATAGGCTATGCAACAGTGATAATTCCCTAAATTTTAGGGTTAAAAAACACCGTGGAGAGAGCATGATCCGCTGCCACCTAGCCCGATTAATGGGTGAGAGAAAAATGCGCATTAGCGACGTGATGCGAGAAACCGGCCTCAGCCGTACCACCGTGACGCTACTTTACAAAGAAACCGCGCTCAAGGTGGATTTAGAAGCGCTCGATAAGCTATGTGATTTATTTAACTGTTCATTGAGCGACATATTGGAAAAAATGCCAAGCGATAGCCAACGCTAAAAAGCATCAAGGAGTGACGATATGTCGTCAGAAGCAGATACCAGAGCAAACTACATCGACCCAGCGTTAAAAGCCGCACATTGGCAACCGGGCAACATCATTCGGGAACATTACTTTACCGATGGCCGTAAGCTTGCTGGCGGTGTCCGTGGCCGTCGTTGTTTTGTCGATTATCTGCTCCATAAAGACAATCGTTACCTTGCAGTTGTTGAAGCAAAAAAAGAATCTGAACATCCAACCAAAGGCCTTCAACAAGCCATCGACTATGCAAAGAAGCTACTCGTTCGCTTTGTCTATTCAAGCAACGGCAAACAAACCTATGAGTTCGACTTAGAAACTGGTAAAGGCGACTACATCGAGTTTTACCCAACACCACAAGAGCTTGAAAGCCGCTACGCGGGTGTTAATTCGGATCTAGGCCAGCAGCTTCGTAATGTGCCCTTTCATTTAGTAGGCGCAATGCAGCCGCGTTATTACCAAGAATTAGCGGTACATGCCGCCACAGATGCTATTGGTAAAGGTAAGCCACGAGTGTTGTTAACGCTGGCTACTGGTACAGGTAAAACATTTATTGCCTTTCAAATCGTCCATAAACTGTTCCAGTCCCGTTGGAACAAAGAATCTCCGGGTACACGTAGGCCTCGAATCTTGTTTTTAGCTGATCGCAATATTTTGGCAGATCAAGCTATCAATACATTTAATCCGTACGAAAAAGATCTTATTAAAATTAATGGGGAGGAGGTTCGAAAGCGTAATGGTGTTGTGCCGACGAATGCTCATATCTTTTTTGCAATTTATCAAGCTATCGCAGATCGAACGGATAGAGAAAAAGAAAATATTGAAGGGTATTACAAGTCTTATCCAACCGACTTTTTTGATTTAGTAATGATTGATGAGTGTCACCGAGGTAGCGCCAATGACACTGGTTCATGGCGTGCAATTCTGGACCACTTTGGAAGTGCTGTTCACATTGGTTTAACTGCTACACCCAAACGAGAAGATAATATTGATACTTATGATTATTTTGGACAACCAGCTTTTGAATATTCTCTAAAAGCAGGCATTAATGATGGCTTCTTAACGCCATACCGTGTCAAACGGGTGCGCACCAACTTAGACGAGCTAGTGCTAACCAAAGATGACCAAGTGATCGAAGGTGAATCTGGGCAAGACGTCTATCAGGTTGAAGATTACGACAAAAAAATCATCGTGGATGATCGTACCGAACTGGTCGCCAAAGCCATTTTGGACAATATCAATCCACTAGAAAAAACCATCGTATTTTGCGAAAACCAAAATCATGCACTGACCATGCGTGACATGATCAACAAACACAAAAAAGTGAAAGACCCGCACTACTGTGTGCGCGTGACCAGTGATGAGGGCAAAGTCGGCCGCGAGCTACTGGAAAAATTCCAAGATAACGACAAAGACATTCCCACTATCATTACCTCATCGCAAATGTTAACTACCGGGGTAGATGCCCGCAATGTGCGTAACGTAGTGTTGGATAGAACCGTCGGCTCAATGGTGGAGTTTAAACAAATAGTCGGTCGCGGTACCCGTGTTTTTGATGGAAAAGACTATTTCACCATTGTCGATTTTCGCGGTGCAACCAATAAGTTTTACGACAAAGATTGGGATGGCGAACCTGAAGCACCGGAGCCCGGTGGCACTGGGGAGCCTTACACACCAGAGCCTCCCGGAGGAACAGGTGGCCCAGAGCCTGAACCGAGAGAGCCAAAACCTCGGTTAAAAGTAAAGTTAGGCAAACACCGTGAACTGAAAGTCATTGACGTTGAAACCCGTTATATCGATGAAAACGGTAAACCTCTCACGGTGCAAGAATTTGTTGAGCGTCTAATTACTCAATTACCTGGGTTGTTTAGAACGGTTGATGAACTGCGGCAGATATGGTCAGACCCAGACGAACGCGAAACCTTGCTCGGTAAACTCGTACAAGCAGGCTTTGATAAAGAGCAACTCGCCACACTACGACGCATGTTTGAAGCAGAAGAGTGCGATATCTTCGATCTGCTGGCTTTTTTAGCCTTTGAACAGCCCATGGCAACCCGGAAAGCTCGTGCCGATCAAGTACGTACTAACAGCGCCTTCTTTAATCAGTACCAACAACAAAAGGCACAGCAGTTTTTGCACTTTGTGCTTAACCGGTATGAGCAAACCGGCAGCACCGAGCTATCACGCGAGCGCTTGCCTGCACTTATCGAGCTATCAGGGTTGGGCACAGTGAAAGACGCCTCAACAGCATTCGGTGGAAAGCCAGCCTATTTACTGGCGGCTTTTAAGCAATTACAACAACAGCTTTATCACGTGAACTGAAATGGAACTAACACTAGCGCCTAACCCGCTACACGATCAGCAGCAAACCCTACATATCAACAAAGTAGCGACTTTGATTGGTGAAAATGGCAGCGGTAAATCCAGCATCTTGCAGTCAGTATTTGAAGAGCGGTTAAACAAACGCGCACATCACCACCTAAATGTGGTGTGCTTCTCTTCAGGGCAGAATGAAAATTACTCTGAAAAGTTTGGTATTTACTTAAAACGCGAGCGTCAAGCGGGCAGAGGGTTGGGGTTAGAGTGCCTTTACTTTGACAAGCCCTGGTCAAAATTACTCATTTTCCTCGCAACGGCGACTAAACGTAGTGGCAAAGTTCGCTCTTTTTTGCGCGAAAGAGGCTATGTTACTGAATCAGTATTTGAAGGTGATGACCAAACTACGTGCTTAAAATGCGCATTCAAGATTGATAAAAATTATGTCAATCGAGTTCAAGACGCTCTGAAGCGTGAAGAAAGTGGTGAGGTTGATACGCTACGAAATACGCCCTATTTCCGTTCGTTAGATAGCTTTATCAACACATTTGTCTCAAATGACTATGAGTTTGAGCAACCGCTACGTAAGCGAACTATTGAAATACCAGCAAGCCGATTGATCGATGTTTCATTCGATTACCCAAGACAGCCA harbors:
- a CDS encoding recombinase family protein, translated to MFIRAYLRASTKEQNAERARESLIQFATQHDQRIAAFYIENVSGATLHRPELMRLIAESGEGDIVLVEQIDRLARLKQSDWDTLKQKLASKRLAIVSPELPTSWLALQQHSETDFTGAILQAVNAMMLDMLAAVARKDYDDRRRRQSQGIAKAKSDGKYNGRQPDLKRHQHIASLLKTGHSYSDIQDMLGCSRHLIATISKNIGSIEQ
- the hsdR gene encoding EcoAI/FtnUII family type I restriction enzme subunit R, whose product is MSSEADTRANYIDPALKAAHWQPGNIIREHYFTDGRKLAGGVRGRRCFVDYLLHKDNRYLAVVEAKKESEHPTKGLQQAIDYAKKLLVRFVYSSNGKQTYEFDLETGKGDYIEFYPTPQELESRYAGVNSDLGQQLRNVPFHLVGAMQPRYYQELAVHAATDAIGKGKPRVLLTLATGTGKTFIAFQIVHKLFQSRWNKESPGTRRPRILFLADRNILADQAINTFNPYEKDLIKINGEEVRKRNGVVPTNAHIFFAIYQAIADRTDREKENIEGYYKSYPTDFFDLVMIDECHRGSANDTGSWRAILDHFGSAVHIGLTATPKREDNIDTYDYFGQPAFEYSLKAGINDGFLTPYRVKRVRTNLDELVLTKDDQVIEGESGQDVYQVEDYDKKIIVDDRTELVAKAILDNINPLEKTIVFCENQNHALTMRDMINKHKKVKDPHYCVRVTSDEGKVGRELLEKFQDNDKDIPTIITSSQMLTTGVDARNVRNVVLDRTVGSMVEFKQIVGRGTRVFDGKDYFTIVDFRGATNKFYDKDWDGEPEAPEPGGTGEPYTPEPPGGTGGPEPEPREPKPRLKVKLGKHRELKVIDVETRYIDENGKPLTVQEFVERLITQLPGLFRTVDELRQIWSDPDERETLLGKLVQAGFDKEQLATLRRMFEAEECDIFDLLAFLAFEQPMATRKARADQVRTNSAFFNQYQQQKAQQFLHFVLNRYEQTGSTELSRERLPALIELSGLGTVKDASTAFGGKPAYLLAAFKQLQQQLYHVN
- a CDS encoding helix-turn-helix domain-containing protein, which encodes MIRCHLARLMGERKMRISDVMRETGLSRTTVTLLYKETALKVDLEALDKLCDLFNCSLSDILEKMPSDSQR